A single genomic interval of Lathyrus oleraceus cultivar Zhongwan6 chromosome 7, CAAS_Psat_ZW6_1.0, whole genome shotgun sequence harbors:
- the LOC127101259 gene encoding allene oxide synthase 3, with protein MASSSETSSQNLPLKPIPGSYGLPIIGPMHDRHDYFYNQGRDQYFKSRVEKYNSTVIRVNMPPGGFIAPDPKVIALLDGVSFPILFDNAKVEKRDVLDGTFMPSTNFFGGYRTCAFQDTAEPSHSLLKRLIFFILSSKHDTFLPLFITNLSEHFTDLEKELSKHSKANFNSSVGVTCFNFLFKFITDKNPTETKIGDSGPTLVQVWLAAQLAPLATAGLPKIFNYIEDVLIRTLPIPAWTVKSSYNKLYEGIMEAGTSVLDEAEKMGIEREEACHNLVFTLGFNAFGGLTNQFPILLKWVGLGGVSLHKKLSDEIRTVVKEENGINFRSLDRLTLTKSVVYETMRIEPAVPYQYAKAREDLVVQSHDASFEIKKGEMIFGYQPFATKDPKIFENPEDFVADRFVGDGEKMLKHVFWSNGRETDEPTPDNKMCPAKDLVELLCRVYLVEFFLRYDTFTFDFKPSVLGPSITIKSLTKASSTV; from the coding sequence ATGGCCTCATCATCAGAAACATCTTCCCAAAACCTCCCTTTGAAACCAATCCCAGGAAGCTACGGTCTTCCCATCATCGGACCCATGCACGACAGACACGACTACTTTTACAACCAAGGACGCGACCAATACTTCAAGTCAAGAGTCGAGAAATACAACTCCACTGTCATCAGAGTCAACATGCCACCAGGTGGTTTCATCGCACCTGACCCTAAAGTCATCGCTCTCCTCGACGGTGTTTCCTTCCCTATACTCTTCGACAACGCGAAAGTCGAAAAACGTGACGTCCTCGACGGCACTTTCATGCCTTCTACCAACTTCTTCGGTGGTTACCGCACCTGCGCCTTTCAAGACACCGCAGAACCTTCCCATAGTCTCCTCAAACGGTTAATCTTCTTTATCCTATCCTCAAAACACGATACCTTTTTACCTCTCTTTATCACAAACCTCTCTGAACATTTCACCGATCTCGAGAAAGAACTCTCCAAACACAGCAAAGCAAACTTCAACTCCTCCGTCGGAGTTACCTGTTTCAACTTCCTCTTCAAATTCATCACTGACAAAAACCCAACCGAAACAAAAATCGGTGACTCCGGACCAACGCTTGTCCAAGTATGGCTCGCAGCACAGCTTGCACCGTTAGCCACAGCTGGTCTGCCAAAAATATTCAACTACATCGAAGATGTTCTCATCAGAACCCTTCCGATCCCGGCTTGGACTGTGAAGTCCAGTTACAACAAGCTTTACGAAGGTATAATGGAAGCAGGAACATCCGTTTTAGACGAAGCTGAAAAGATGGGAATAGAAAGAGAAGAAGCTTGTCACAACCTTGTTTTCACTTTAGGTTTCAACGCTTTCGGTGGTTTAACGAACCAGTTTCCGATCCTGTTAAAATGGGTCGGGTTAGGTGGTGTGAGTTTACACAAGAAACTTTCCGACGAAATCAGAACCGTTGTTAAAGAAGAAAACGGTATCAATTTCAGATCGTTGGATAGGTTGACTTTGACTAAATCAGTGGTCTACGAAACGATGAGGATTGAACCTGCTGTACCGTATCAATACGCGAAAGCGAGGGAGGATCTGGTGGTGCAGAGTCACGATGCGTCTTTCGAGATCAAGAAAGGGGAGATGATCTTTGGATATCAACCGTTCGCTACTAAAGATCCTAAGATCTTTGAGAATCCTGAAGATTTTGTTGCGGATAGGTTTGTTGGTGATGGAGAGAAGATGTTGAAACACGTGTTCTGGTCCAATGGACGTGAGACTGATGAGCCTACACCTGATAATAAAATGTGTCCGGCTAAGGATCTGGTGGAGCTCTTGTGTAGGGTGTATTTGGTGGAATTCTTCTTGCGTTATGATACTTTTACCTTTGATTTTAAACCCTCGGTTTTGGGTCCAAGTATTACCATCAAGTCACTCACCAAGGCTTCCTCCACCGTCTGA